A region of Vitis vinifera cultivar Pinot Noir 40024 chromosome 13, ASM3070453v1 DNA encodes the following proteins:
- the LOC100852955 gene encoding uncharacterized protein LOC100852955 isoform X2, whose translation MDESKDVGGSRVLESAVTVSAPGRGEILVEELGDETLIEDSFSEGGGDEGNGEDIMVEVVGSDVFVDGVGGNSNDESGWGGLVVEPGLEKDMKFLDGGGAAHDLASQEVGDLDSEVWDRGIGTGVGESSAVASSLGGEAQVAVAEEVLAGVVGEEDMEGGRELVDGSVSVAGGEGDKAQNLGTGTEAEGSLAVQESAGEDTKVVEKEVALRISEEETDRGLVGKGVERVMAPVDEGEEAIDGLVSRKVGVLDKVWNPGIETAVASSSVIAKPLSVGGQVEEGLNPKYEVRGADALARVLSCSETSLISTGEGVSGGTEKDGGVCASSVLSDEQTQVVVGGEISGEILCSKVEVMETDAFHESLQCAVEEQQLEAKIVVETTESHSGATADLMSLSQSTEVGGGEAATVGNRVLLNPKIGAPNTKGLSEIVPSSENDQNLKVEADHGSTENVACSGGICHMNTKEVMNSKDSVMGADAFDGGLQYSSKDKKLMDKTVESGTRDHNDACVSPDERTQVAERGKASPVHNEKILDSKIEVVGSDDADGKCCSPEKDQDMEVVGGSGNTNIDVGVCVDPVSSRDQIPVVGTEISQLNNKEISSSPIEVSNTDSLDRISAFSENNQNLQAETASEGMVDNSVRLADSEALDGHTLLANGEEVAAMDIKEAAPNEVELSGNDALVGNLCLVKDQELVGANAENFVEADGDQVNIAAEGDIAGVDPMDVSSPEIDAPNGNLACPESVPCADPESNGEQTCKIAVGEDTVIGDETVLDVPKTDVLDGNSSFTENQNSKVETDSGSTEKRLSQTDAVSFSEGTQVALGGEVAAMDAEAVLDSKPEDRGVDVLDGDLCGPDEVNALQVDPEFSCKQSLVVQGDSITVEDVKNSYSKAEVPECDALNKDLSLSEKDQELKTESALGSTKMEAGTHVGPSGLGTVSDSLEEHTSVQHEKLEMVVQSDKILAHELDGDQSVNPSTVEKMSDQVSCVTAISNSVVEVAVGSQGGNQGPEVHIVSNYDSLPDGDDSMRSHAHDLVISPEIAKQAVEAKDQSFNIDEDNIIDSDVPDTKVSEFGDNDGIVGSLVVDLDAGPRRDGNWNLHGEISKKNIPSLDESHHEEADFQGTVDNLGFEMSECLEESTAFDDAQVISDVGQETEAEGQVTDAEQVCLQGGQEIGAEEQGTDNEQQKSLEEKTVKRATLKPGNLIRGHQATYQLPPESEGEFSVSDLVWGKVRSHPWWPGQIFDPSDASEKAMKYHKKDCFLVAYFGDRTFAWNEASLLKPFRTHFSQIVKQSNSEVFHNAVDCALDEVSRRVELGLACSCIPKDDYDEIKCQIVENTGIRSESSRRDGVDKSATMSLLEPDTFVEYIKALAQFPSGGADQLELVIAKAQLLAFSRLKGYHRLPEFQYCGGLQENDADISCFNEMMEHETDVLMGDDGKFKIQNSSSHKRKHNLKDSAYPRKKERSLSELMSGMAYSPDDENDSDGKATSKPVSSSGRKRKVVDSFGNDLEVQDRTESIFVAKVSNTSAPSPRQSFKVGDCIRRAASQLTGSPSILKCSGERPQKVVDGSIGKLGGPGSDVSLMSPEDPQRMIIPMEYPSLDEMLSQLRLAARDPMKGYSFLDTIVSFFSEFRNSILLGRYSGRESLTMDKVAGNRRKKSSQPIGSPEEFEFEDMNDTYWTDRVIQNTSEEQPEQPEQPPRSARKRKEPQFGSTDPEKSPQLGRRSYSRKRYSDGNHELAVEKPANYVDEKERELLPAELILNFPEVDSVPSEMILNKMFRRFGPLKESETEVDRVTSRARVVFKRCSDAEVAFSSAGMINIFGPTHVNYQLNYSPSTLFTPLPIAIEQDQDVES comes from the exons ATGGATGAGAGTAAAGATGTGGGTGGGAGTAGGGTTTTGGAGTCTGCAGTGACTGTGAGTGCACCAGGGCGTGGTGAGATCCTGGTGGAGGAGTTGGGGGATGAAACCCTAATTGAGGATTCTTTCTCTGAGGGAGGGGGGGATGAGGGTAATGGTGAGGATATAATGGTGGAGGTGGTGGGTTCCGATGTTTTTGTTGATGGGGTTGGTGGGAATTCGAATGATGAATCGGGTTGGGGTGGATTGGTTGTCGAGCCAGGGTTGGAGAAAGATATGAAGTTTTTGGATGGTGGAGGTGCAGCTCATGATTTAGCTTCACAGGAAGTTGGGGACTTGGATAGTGAGGTTTGGGATCGGGGAATAGGAACTGGGGTTGGTGAGTCTTCTGCGGTTGCAAGTTCACTTGGTGGAGAAGCCCAGGTTGCTGTTGCAGAGGAAGTTCTGGCAGGGGTGGTGGGTGAGGAGGATATGGAGGGAGGCAGGGAATTGGTTGATGGTAGTGTTAGTGTAGCTGGTGGTGAGGGAGATAAAGCCCAGAATCTAGGAACTGGAACTGAGGCCGAAGGTTCCTTAGCAGTTCAGGAATCAGCTGGTGAAGATACCAAAGTTGTCGAGAAGGAAGTTGCATTGAGGATTAGTGAGGAGGAAACTGACAGAGGATTGGTTGGGAAGGGTGTGGAGAGAGTTATGGCACCTGTTGATGAAGGGGAGGAGGCAATTGATGGTTTGGTATCGCGAAAAGTAGGTGTTTTGGATAAAGTATGGAATCCTGGCATTGAAACTGCTGTTGCATCTTCTTCAGTGATTGCAAAACCCTTGAGTGTGGGAGGCCAAGTTGAGGAGGGTTTGAATCCTAAATATGAAGTTCGAGGTGCTGATGCTTTGGCAAGAGTTTTATCATGTTCAGAAACAAGTCTAATCTCCACTGGAGAGGGGGTTTCTGGAGGCACAGAAAAAGATGGTGGTGTTTGTGCAAGCTCTGTTCTCTCTGATGAACAAACCCAAGTCGTGGTTGGAGGGGAAATTTCAGGAGAGATATTGTGTTCCAAAGTTGAAGTTATGGAAACTGATGCTTTTCATGAGAGTTTACAATGTGCCGTAGAAGAACAGCAGTTGGAGGCCAAGATTGTGGTTGAGACCACTGAAAGTCACAGTGGTGCAACTGCAGATTTGATGTCCTTGTCTCAGTCGACTGAAGTTGGTGGTGGTGAAGCTGCTACGGTTGGCAACAGGGTTCTTTTAAACCCCAAAATTGGTGCTCCTAACACAAAAGGTTTGAGTGAAATTGTGCCTTCTTCAGAAAATGATCAAAATTTGAAGGTTGAGGCAGATCATGGAAGCACAGAAAATGTTGCCTGTAGTGGTGGAATTTGCCACATGAACACCAAGGAAGTTATGAATTCCAAAGATAGTGTTATGGGAGCTGATGCTTTTGATGGGGGTTTACAATATTCATccaaagataaaaaattgatGGACAAGACGGTGGAGAGTGGCACCAGAGACCATAATGACGCATGTGTGAGTCCCGATGAACGAACCCAGGTTGCTGAAAGAGGGAAAGCTTCACCTGTGCACAATGAGAAGATATTGGACTCAAAAATTGAAGTTGTGGGAAGTGATGATGCAGATGGGAAATGCTGTTCTCCTGAAAAAGATCAAGATATGGAGGTTGTTGGGGGGAGTGGGAACACCAATATTGATGTTGGTGTATGTGTAGATCCAGTATCCTCCAGAGACCAAATCCCAGTTGTTGGTACTGAAATTTCGCAGTTGAACAATAAAGAGATTTCCAGTTCTCCAATTGAAGTTTCAAATACTGATTCTTTGGATAGGATTTCAgctttttcagaaaataatcaGAACTTGCAAGCTGAAACTGCTTCTGAAGGCATGGTAGACAATAGTGTAAGACTTGCAGATTCAGAAGCCTTGGATGGACATACCCTCCTTGCTAATGGAGAGGAAGTTGCAGCAATGGACATCAAGGAAGCAGCACCAAATGAAGTTGAATTGTCTGGGAATGATGCTTTGGTGGGGAATTTGTGTTTGGTCAAGGATCAGGAGCTAGTTGGTGCAAACGCTGAAAATTTTGTAGAGGCTGATGGTGACCAAGTGAATATTGCTGCAGAAGGTGATATTGCAGGAGTAGACCCCATGGATGTCTCAAGTCCTGAAATAGATGCCCCGAACGGAAATTTAGCTTGTCCAGAATCTGTTCCATGTGCAGATCCTGAATCGAATGGTGAACAGACCTGTAAGATTGCTGTTGGTGAAGACACAGTTATAGGTGATGAGACTGTCTTGGACGTTCCAAAGACTGATGTCCTGGATGGTAATTCATCCTTCACAGAAAATCAGAACTCAAAGGTTGAGACAGATAGTGGAAGCACAGAAAAGAGGCTTTCCCAGACAGATGCTGTATCCTTCTCTGAAGGAACTCAGGTTGCTCTTGGAGGGGAAGTTGCTGCCATGGATGCTGAGGCAGTTTTAGATTCCAAACCAGAAGATAGGGGAGTGGATGTTTTGGATGGGGATCTGTGTGGTCCAGATGAAGTTAATGCTCTGCAGGTGGACCCTGAATTCAGTTGCAAACAAAGCCTAGTTGTTCAAGGAGACTCTATAACAGTGGAGGAtgtaaaaaattcatattccaAAGCTGAAGTTCCTGAGTGTGATGCTTTGAACAAGGATTTATCACTTTCAGAAAAAGATCAAGAGTTGAAGACAGAGTCAGCACTTGGGAGCACAAAAATGGAGGCTGGCACTCATGTAGGTCCATCTGGTCTTGGAACGGTTTCAGATAGTTTGGAAGAGCATACTTCTGTGCAACATGAGAAATTGGAGATGGTTGTCCAGTCAGATAAAATTTTGGCTCATGAGCTAGATGGAGATCAGAGTGTGAATCCATCTACTGTAGAAAAAATGTCTGACCAAGTGTCTTGTGTTACAGCTATTTCAAATTCAGTTGTTGAGGTAGCTGTTGGATCTCAAG GTGGAAATCAAGGACCAGAGGTTCATATTGTCAGCAATTATGATTCTTTACCTGATGGAGATGATAGTATGCGTAGTCATGCCCATGATTTGGTAATTTCTCCTGAAATTGCAAAACAGGCTGTGGAAGCAAAAGACCAATCCTTTAATatagatgaagataatattATAGATTCTGATGTTCCTGATACTAAGGTTTCTGAATTTGGTGACAATGATGGCATTGTGGGCAGCTTGGTAGTAGATTTGGATGCTGGTCCCAGAAGGGATGGAAATTGGAATCTACATGGTGAAATTTccaagaaaaacattccttctCTGGATGAATCTCACCATGAAGAAGCTGATTTTCAAGGAACAGTGGACAACTTAGGTTTTGAGATGTCAGAATGCTTAGAAGAGTCCACGGCTTTTGATGATGCCCAGGTTATTTCAGATGTAGGGCAAGAAACTGAAGCTGAAGGACAAGTTACTGACGCTGAACAGGTTTGTTTACAAGGAGGGCAAGAAATAGGAGCTGAAGAACAGGGTACTGATAATGAACAGCAGAAAAGCTTAGAGGAGAAAACGGTGAAACGTGCTACTCTGAAGCCTGGAAACCTGATAAGAGGACATCAAGCTACTTATCAGCTGCCACCAGAAAGTGAAGGTGAATTTTCTGTCTCTGATTTAGTCTGGGGTAAAGTTAGGAGCCATCCCTGGTGGCCTGGACAGATATTTGATCCTTCAGATGCATCAGAGAAGGCAATGAAATATCACAAAAAGGATTGCTTTTTGGTAGCCTATTTTGGGGATCGGACATTTGCTTGGAACGAGGCATCACTGTTAAAACCTTTTCGGACACATTTCTCTCAGATAGTGAAGCAAAGTAATTCTGAGGTGTTCCATAATGCTGTTGATTGTGCTTTAGATGAGGTCTCCAGGCGGGTGGAGTTAGGGTTGGCTTGCTCTTGCATACCAAAAGATGACTATGACGAGATCAAATGTCAGATTGTTGAAAACACTGGGATCCGGTCTGAATCAAGTAGAAGAGATGGTGTGGACAAATCTGCAACTATGAGTTTGTTGGAACCTGATACATTTGTAGAGTACATAAAAGCATTAGCTCAGTTCCCTTCTGGTGGGGCTGATCAACTGGAACTTGTGATTGCTAAGGCTCAACTGTTAGCTTTTTCCCGTTTAAAGGGCTATCATAGGCTGCCTGAGTTTCAGTATTGTGGAGGACTGCAAGAAAATGATGCAGATATTTCATGCTTCAATGAAATGATGGAGCATGAAACTGATGTTTTGATGGGTGATGATGGGAAGTTCAAAATCCAAAACAGCTCTTCTCATAAGCGCAAACACAATTTAAAGGATAGTGCATATcctagaaaaaaagaaagaagcttGTCAGAATTAATGAGTGGGATGGCATACTCCCCAGATGATGAAAACGATTCAGATGGGAAAGCTACAAGTAAACCGGTTTCATCTTCtggaaggaaaaggaaagttGTTGATTCGTTTGGTAATGACTTGGAGGTGCAAGATAGGACTGAAAGTATTTTCGTTGCAAAAGTTTCTAATACTTCAGCTCCAAGTCCAAGGCAGTCTTTTAAGGTCGGTGACTGCATTCGGAGAGCTGCGAGCCAACTGACCGGCTCTCCTTCAATTTTGAAGTGTAGTGGTGAAAGACCTCAGAAGGTGGTAGATGGAAGCATTGGCAAACTTGGTGGGCCTGGATCTGATGTTTCATTAATGAGTCCTGAGGACCCTCAAAGGATGATCATTCCTATGGAATATCCATCTCTAGATGAGATGTTGTCGCAACTTCGCTTGGCTGCACGAGATCCAATGAAAGGTTACAGTTTCCTGGATACCATTGTAAGTTTCTTCTCCGAATTTAGGAATTCAATACTTCTAGGCCGGTATTCTGGAAGGGAGAGTTTGACCATGGACAAAGTAGCTGgtaatagaagaaagaaatcatCCCAACCTATTGGATCTCCTGAAGAGTTTGAATTTGAAGATATGAATGACACTTATTGGACAGACAGGGTTATCCAGAACACTTCTGAAGAGCAACCAGAGCAACCAGAGCAACCACCTCGCAGTGCTCGAAAGAGAAAAGAACCTCAGTTTGGCAGCACTGACCCTGAAAAATCCCCTCAATTAGGACGTAGGTCATATTCTAGGAAGCGATATTCTGATGGCAATCATGAACTGGCAGTGGAGAAACCAGCCAACTATGTTGATGAGAAAGAGCGAGAATTGTTGCCAGCTGAACTTATACTGAACTTTCCTGAAGTAGATTCTGTTCCTTCAGAAATGATTCTGAATAAAATGTTCAGGCGGTTTGGGCCTCTGAAGGAATCTGAGACAGAAGTCGATAGGGTGACCAGCCGTGCTAGAGTGGTTTTTAAGAGGTGTTCTGATGCAGAAGTTGCTTTTAGTAGTGCTggaatgatcaacatttttGGACCAACGCATGTTAATTACCAGCTCAATTATTCTCCCTCAACGCTATTTACACCTTTGCCCATTGCAATAGAACAAGACCAGGATGTTGAAAGTTGA
- the LOC100852955 gene encoding uncharacterized protein LOC100852955 isoform X1 yields MDESKDVGGSRVLESAVTVSAPGRGEILVEELGDETLIEDSFSEGGGDEGNGEDIMVEVVGSDVFVDGVGGNSNDESGWGGLVVEPGLEKDMKFLDGGGAAHDLASQEVGDLDSEVWDRGIGTGVGESSAVASSLGGEAQVAVAEEVLAGVVGEEDMEGGRELVDGSVSVAGGEGDKAQNLGTGTEAEGSLAVQESAGEDTKVVEKEVALRISEEETDRGLVGKGVERVMAPVDEGEEAIDGLVSRKVGVLDKVWNPGIETAVASSSVIAKPLSVGGQVEEGLNPKYEVRGADALARVLSCSETSLISTGEGVSGGTEKDGGVCASSVLSDEQTQVVVGGEISGEILCSKVEVMETDAFHESLQCAVEEQQLEAKIVVETTESHSGATADLMSLSQSTEVGGGEAATVGNRVLLNPKIGAPNTKGLSEIVPSSENDQNLKVEADHGSTENVACSGGICHMNTKEVMNSKDSVMGADAFDGGLQYSSKDKKLMDKTVESGTRDHNDACVSPDERTQVAERGKASPVHNEKILDSKIEVVGSDDADGKCCSPEKDQDMEVVGGSGNTNIDVGVCVDPVSSRDQIPVVGTEISQLNNKEISSSPIEVSNTDSLDRISAFSENNQNLQAETASEGMVDNSVRLADSEALDGHTLLANGEEVAAMDIKEAAPNEVELSGNDALVGNLCLVKDQELVGANAENFVEADGDQVNIAAEGDIAGVDPMDVSSPEIDAPNGNLACPESVPCADPESNGEQTCKIAVGEDTVIGDETVLDVPKTDVLDGNSSFTENQNSKVETDSGSTEKRLSQTDAVSFSEGTQVALGGEVAAMDAEAVLDSKPEDRGVDVLDGDLCGPDEVNALQVDPEFSCKQSLVVQGDSITVEDVKNSYSKAEVPECDALNKDLSLSEKDQELKTESALGSTKMEAGTHVGPSGLGTVSDSLEEHTSVQHEKLEMVVQSDKILAHELDGDQSVNPSTVEKMSDQVSCVTAISNSVVEVAVGSQGAVSIFSFHDESDTLSSCTADIICDFPGGNQGPEVHIVSNYDSLPDGDDSMRSHAHDLVISPEIAKQAVEAKDQSFNIDEDNIIDSDVPDTKVSEFGDNDGIVGSLVVDLDAGPRRDGNWNLHGEISKKNIPSLDESHHEEADFQGTVDNLGFEMSECLEESTAFDDAQVISDVGQETEAEGQVTDAEQVCLQGGQEIGAEEQGTDNEQQKSLEEKTVKRATLKPGNLIRGHQATYQLPPESEGEFSVSDLVWGKVRSHPWWPGQIFDPSDASEKAMKYHKKDCFLVAYFGDRTFAWNEASLLKPFRTHFSQIVKQSNSEVFHNAVDCALDEVSRRVELGLACSCIPKDDYDEIKCQIVENTGIRSESSRRDGVDKSATMSLLEPDTFVEYIKALAQFPSGGADQLELVIAKAQLLAFSRLKGYHRLPEFQYCGGLQENDADISCFNEMMEHETDVLMGDDGKFKIQNSSSHKRKHNLKDSAYPRKKERSLSELMSGMAYSPDDENDSDGKATSKPVSSSGRKRKVVDSFGNDLEVQDRTESIFVAKVSNTSAPSPRQSFKVGDCIRRAASQLTGSPSILKCSGERPQKVVDGSIGKLGGPGSDVSLMSPEDPQRMIIPMEYPSLDEMLSQLRLAARDPMKGYSFLDTIVSFFSEFRNSILLGRYSGRESLTMDKVAGNRRKKSSQPIGSPEEFEFEDMNDTYWTDRVIQNTSEEQPEQPEQPPRSARKRKEPQFGSTDPEKSPQLGRRSYSRKRYSDGNHELAVEKPANYVDEKERELLPAELILNFPEVDSVPSEMILNKMFRRFGPLKESETEVDRVTSRARVVFKRCSDAEVAFSSAGMINIFGPTHVNYQLNYSPSTLFTPLPIAIEQDQDVES; encoded by the coding sequence ATGGATGAGAGTAAAGATGTGGGTGGGAGTAGGGTTTTGGAGTCTGCAGTGACTGTGAGTGCACCAGGGCGTGGTGAGATCCTGGTGGAGGAGTTGGGGGATGAAACCCTAATTGAGGATTCTTTCTCTGAGGGAGGGGGGGATGAGGGTAATGGTGAGGATATAATGGTGGAGGTGGTGGGTTCCGATGTTTTTGTTGATGGGGTTGGTGGGAATTCGAATGATGAATCGGGTTGGGGTGGATTGGTTGTCGAGCCAGGGTTGGAGAAAGATATGAAGTTTTTGGATGGTGGAGGTGCAGCTCATGATTTAGCTTCACAGGAAGTTGGGGACTTGGATAGTGAGGTTTGGGATCGGGGAATAGGAACTGGGGTTGGTGAGTCTTCTGCGGTTGCAAGTTCACTTGGTGGAGAAGCCCAGGTTGCTGTTGCAGAGGAAGTTCTGGCAGGGGTGGTGGGTGAGGAGGATATGGAGGGAGGCAGGGAATTGGTTGATGGTAGTGTTAGTGTAGCTGGTGGTGAGGGAGATAAAGCCCAGAATCTAGGAACTGGAACTGAGGCCGAAGGTTCCTTAGCAGTTCAGGAATCAGCTGGTGAAGATACCAAAGTTGTCGAGAAGGAAGTTGCATTGAGGATTAGTGAGGAGGAAACTGACAGAGGATTGGTTGGGAAGGGTGTGGAGAGAGTTATGGCACCTGTTGATGAAGGGGAGGAGGCAATTGATGGTTTGGTATCGCGAAAAGTAGGTGTTTTGGATAAAGTATGGAATCCTGGCATTGAAACTGCTGTTGCATCTTCTTCAGTGATTGCAAAACCCTTGAGTGTGGGAGGCCAAGTTGAGGAGGGTTTGAATCCTAAATATGAAGTTCGAGGTGCTGATGCTTTGGCAAGAGTTTTATCATGTTCAGAAACAAGTCTAATCTCCACTGGAGAGGGGGTTTCTGGAGGCACAGAAAAAGATGGTGGTGTTTGTGCAAGCTCTGTTCTCTCTGATGAACAAACCCAAGTCGTGGTTGGAGGGGAAATTTCAGGAGAGATATTGTGTTCCAAAGTTGAAGTTATGGAAACTGATGCTTTTCATGAGAGTTTACAATGTGCCGTAGAAGAACAGCAGTTGGAGGCCAAGATTGTGGTTGAGACCACTGAAAGTCACAGTGGTGCAACTGCAGATTTGATGTCCTTGTCTCAGTCGACTGAAGTTGGTGGTGGTGAAGCTGCTACGGTTGGCAACAGGGTTCTTTTAAACCCCAAAATTGGTGCTCCTAACACAAAAGGTTTGAGTGAAATTGTGCCTTCTTCAGAAAATGATCAAAATTTGAAGGTTGAGGCAGATCATGGAAGCACAGAAAATGTTGCCTGTAGTGGTGGAATTTGCCACATGAACACCAAGGAAGTTATGAATTCCAAAGATAGTGTTATGGGAGCTGATGCTTTTGATGGGGGTTTACAATATTCATccaaagataaaaaattgatGGACAAGACGGTGGAGAGTGGCACCAGAGACCATAATGACGCATGTGTGAGTCCCGATGAACGAACCCAGGTTGCTGAAAGAGGGAAAGCTTCACCTGTGCACAATGAGAAGATATTGGACTCAAAAATTGAAGTTGTGGGAAGTGATGATGCAGATGGGAAATGCTGTTCTCCTGAAAAAGATCAAGATATGGAGGTTGTTGGGGGGAGTGGGAACACCAATATTGATGTTGGTGTATGTGTAGATCCAGTATCCTCCAGAGACCAAATCCCAGTTGTTGGTACTGAAATTTCGCAGTTGAACAATAAAGAGATTTCCAGTTCTCCAATTGAAGTTTCAAATACTGATTCTTTGGATAGGATTTCAgctttttcagaaaataatcaGAACTTGCAAGCTGAAACTGCTTCTGAAGGCATGGTAGACAATAGTGTAAGACTTGCAGATTCAGAAGCCTTGGATGGACATACCCTCCTTGCTAATGGAGAGGAAGTTGCAGCAATGGACATCAAGGAAGCAGCACCAAATGAAGTTGAATTGTCTGGGAATGATGCTTTGGTGGGGAATTTGTGTTTGGTCAAGGATCAGGAGCTAGTTGGTGCAAACGCTGAAAATTTTGTAGAGGCTGATGGTGACCAAGTGAATATTGCTGCAGAAGGTGATATTGCAGGAGTAGACCCCATGGATGTCTCAAGTCCTGAAATAGATGCCCCGAACGGAAATTTAGCTTGTCCAGAATCTGTTCCATGTGCAGATCCTGAATCGAATGGTGAACAGACCTGTAAGATTGCTGTTGGTGAAGACACAGTTATAGGTGATGAGACTGTCTTGGACGTTCCAAAGACTGATGTCCTGGATGGTAATTCATCCTTCACAGAAAATCAGAACTCAAAGGTTGAGACAGATAGTGGAAGCACAGAAAAGAGGCTTTCCCAGACAGATGCTGTATCCTTCTCTGAAGGAACTCAGGTTGCTCTTGGAGGGGAAGTTGCTGCCATGGATGCTGAGGCAGTTTTAGATTCCAAACCAGAAGATAGGGGAGTGGATGTTTTGGATGGGGATCTGTGTGGTCCAGATGAAGTTAATGCTCTGCAGGTGGACCCTGAATTCAGTTGCAAACAAAGCCTAGTTGTTCAAGGAGACTCTATAACAGTGGAGGAtgtaaaaaattcatattccaAAGCTGAAGTTCCTGAGTGTGATGCTTTGAACAAGGATTTATCACTTTCAGAAAAAGATCAAGAGTTGAAGACAGAGTCAGCACTTGGGAGCACAAAAATGGAGGCTGGCACTCATGTAGGTCCATCTGGTCTTGGAACGGTTTCAGATAGTTTGGAAGAGCATACTTCTGTGCAACATGAGAAATTGGAGATGGTTGTCCAGTCAGATAAAATTTTGGCTCATGAGCTAGATGGAGATCAGAGTGTGAATCCATCTACTGTAGAAAAAATGTCTGACCAAGTGTCTTGTGTTACAGCTATTTCAAATTCAGTTGTTGAGGTAGCTGTTGGATCTCAAGGTGCAGTTAGCATTTTCTCTTTTCATGATGAGAGTGATACACTCTCCTCTTGCACTGCTGATATCATCTGTGATTTTCCAGGTGGAAATCAAGGACCAGAGGTTCATATTGTCAGCAATTATGATTCTTTACCTGATGGAGATGATAGTATGCGTAGTCATGCCCATGATTTGGTAATTTCTCCTGAAATTGCAAAACAGGCTGTGGAAGCAAAAGACCAATCCTTTAATatagatgaagataatattATAGATTCTGATGTTCCTGATACTAAGGTTTCTGAATTTGGTGACAATGATGGCATTGTGGGCAGCTTGGTAGTAGATTTGGATGCTGGTCCCAGAAGGGATGGAAATTGGAATCTACATGGTGAAATTTccaagaaaaacattccttctCTGGATGAATCTCACCATGAAGAAGCTGATTTTCAAGGAACAGTGGACAACTTAGGTTTTGAGATGTCAGAATGCTTAGAAGAGTCCACGGCTTTTGATGATGCCCAGGTTATTTCAGATGTAGGGCAAGAAACTGAAGCTGAAGGACAAGTTACTGACGCTGAACAGGTTTGTTTACAAGGAGGGCAAGAAATAGGAGCTGAAGAACAGGGTACTGATAATGAACAGCAGAAAAGCTTAGAGGAGAAAACGGTGAAACGTGCTACTCTGAAGCCTGGAAACCTGATAAGAGGACATCAAGCTACTTATCAGCTGCCACCAGAAAGTGAAGGTGAATTTTCTGTCTCTGATTTAGTCTGGGGTAAAGTTAGGAGCCATCCCTGGTGGCCTGGACAGATATTTGATCCTTCAGATGCATCAGAGAAGGCAATGAAATATCACAAAAAGGATTGCTTTTTGGTAGCCTATTTTGGGGATCGGACATTTGCTTGGAACGAGGCATCACTGTTAAAACCTTTTCGGACACATTTCTCTCAGATAGTGAAGCAAAGTAATTCTGAGGTGTTCCATAATGCTGTTGATTGTGCTTTAGATGAGGTCTCCAGGCGGGTGGAGTTAGGGTTGGCTTGCTCTTGCATACCAAAAGATGACTATGACGAGATCAAATGTCAGATTGTTGAAAACACTGGGATCCGGTCTGAATCAAGTAGAAGAGATGGTGTGGACAAATCTGCAACTATGAGTTTGTTGGAACCTGATACATTTGTAGAGTACATAAAAGCATTAGCTCAGTTCCCTTCTGGTGGGGCTGATCAACTGGAACTTGTGATTGCTAAGGCTCAACTGTTAGCTTTTTCCCGTTTAAAGGGCTATCATAGGCTGCCTGAGTTTCAGTATTGTGGAGGACTGCAAGAAAATGATGCAGATATTTCATGCTTCAATGAAATGATGGAGCATGAAACTGATGTTTTGATGGGTGATGATGGGAAGTTCAAAATCCAAAACAGCTCTTCTCATAAGCGCAAACACAATTTAAAGGATAGTGCATATcctagaaaaaaagaaagaagcttGTCAGAATTAATGAGTGGGATGGCATACTCCCCAGATGATGAAAACGATTCAGATGGGAAAGCTACAAGTAAACCGGTTTCATCTTCtggaaggaaaaggaaagttGTTGATTCGTTTGGTAATGACTTGGAGGTGCAAGATAGGACTGAAAGTATTTTCGTTGCAAAAGTTTCTAATACTTCAGCTCCAAGTCCAAGGCAGTCTTTTAAGGTCGGTGACTGCATTCGGAGAGCTGCGAGCCAACTGACCGGCTCTCCTTCAATTTTGAAGTGTAGTGGTGAAAGACCTCAGAAGGTGGTAGATGGAAGCATTGGCAAACTTGGTGGGCCTGGATCTGATGTTTCATTAATGAGTCCTGAGGACCCTCAAAGGATGATCATTCCTATGGAATATCCATCTCTAGATGAGATGTTGTCGCAACTTCGCTTGGCTGCACGAGATCCAATGAAAGGTTACAGTTTCCTGGATACCATTGTAAGTTTCTTCTCCGAATTTAGGAATTCAATACTTCTAGGCCGGTATTCTGGAAGGGAGAGTTTGACCATGGACAAAGTAGCTGgtaatagaagaaagaaatcatCCCAACCTATTGGATCTCCTGAAGAGTTTGAATTTGAAGATATGAATGACACTTATTGGACAGACAGGGTTATCCAGAACACTTCTGAAGAGCAACCAGAGCAACCAGAGCAACCACCTCGCAGTGCTCGAAAGAGAAAAGAACCTCAGTTTGGCAGCACTGACCCTGAAAAATCCCCTCAATTAGGACGTAGGTCATATTCTAGGAAGCGATATTCTGATGGCAATCATGAACTGGCAGTGGAGAAACCAGCCAACTATGTTGATGAGAAAGAGCGAGAATTGTTGCCAGCTGAACTTATACTGAACTTTCCTGAAGTAGATTCTGTTCCTTCAGAAATGATTCTGAATAAAATGTTCAGGCGGTTTGGGCCTCTGAAGGAATCTGAGACAGAAGTCGATAGGGTGACCAGCCGTGCTAGAGTGGTTTTTAAGAGGTGTTCTGATGCAGAAGTTGCTTTTAGTAGTGCTggaatgatcaacatttttGGACCAACGCATGTTAATTACCAGCTCAATTATTCTCCCTCAACGCTATTTACACCTTTGCCCATTGCAATAGAACAAGACCAGGATGTTGAAAGTTGA